The Roseibaca calidilacus genome has a window encoding:
- a CDS encoding GSU2403 family nucleotidyltransferase fold protein, with protein MFFNELDARSIKEQVDQAQLWSAWIDADRMRRHSFMGTLDWEERNGRRYLYRRKGGTVKSFGLFGPETERARSAFQKGKEENAERLRVLSGEMDRQAAVLRAIGAGRIPVMAARILRTFATQRDRPPARVIGTNALYAFEAMAGVRFDSASTATGDIDFLIDDRNRMKLVTEEQEPIGLMSMIQKQVDRTFKSRGPRDFRLTNDKGYMVEFVRPEPRPIYRKMPGAEPLTEGDVEPAPIFGLQWLVHAPAIDVIVMDERGFPAPMRCPDPRHWAAHKLWLATREDRDPAKSLRDDKQGRLVLNLIRDRLPQFPLDEEFLAKLPGELRVMMSGKPPSGADSTSPDW; from the coding sequence ATGTTTTTCAATGAGTTAGATGCAAGATCAATCAAGGAACAGGTTGATCAGGCCCAGCTCTGGTCAGCCTGGATCGATGCGGACCGGATGCGCAGACACAGCTTCATGGGGACGCTGGATTGGGAAGAGAGGAACGGTCGAAGGTATCTGTATCGCCGAAAGGGCGGAACGGTCAAATCCTTTGGTCTTTTCGGTCCTGAAACGGAACGGGCTAGATCCGCATTTCAAAAAGGCAAAGAGGAGAACGCGGAGCGGCTCCGGGTTTTATCCGGGGAGATGGACCGTCAGGCCGCGGTGCTTCGTGCGATTGGTGCGGGTCGTATCCCCGTCATGGCGGCGAGAATCCTGCGGACCTTCGCGACGCAAAGAGATCGCCCCCCTGCCCGGGTCATCGGGACAAACGCCCTTTACGCCTTTGAGGCGATGGCCGGTGTTCGGTTTGACTCTGCAAGTACAGCGACAGGGGATATCGATTTCCTGATTGATGATCGCAACCGGATGAAGCTTGTCACCGAGGAGCAGGAGCCGATCGGGCTGATGAGTATGATCCAGAAACAGGTCGATCGAACCTTCAAGTCCCGCGGCCCCCGCGATTTCCGGCTCACAAATGACAAGGGTTACATGGTGGAGTTCGTCCGGCCGGAACCACGTCCGATTTATCGTAAGATGCCGGGTGCAGAACCCCTTACGGAGGGGGATGTTGAGCCGGCGCCGATTTTCGGGCTTCAGTGGCTCGTGCATGCCCCGGCTATTGATGTGATTGTCATGGACGAGCGTGGCTTCCCCGCTCCGATGCGTTGCCCTGATCCACGTCACTGGGCTGCACATAAGCTATGGCTTGCCACACGAGAGGATCGTGACCCTGCGAAAAGCTTGCGTGATGATAAGCAGGGCCGTCTTGTCCTGAACCTGATCCGGGATCGACTGCCGCAGTTCCCCCTGGATGAGGAATTTCTGGCAAAACTCCCCGGTGAATTGCGAGTGATGATGTCCGGGAAGCCTCCATCCGGAGCGGACAGCACCTCCCCGGACTGGTGA
- a CDS encoding putative toxin-antitoxin system toxin component, PIN family, producing MDNITGDDIYDIMIVVDTNVVVSGLRSRQGASNLILNNMLSGRTQFALSPALVLEYEDVLKRPGMLGQNSPISHDQIDIVLDALCLMAVEVSPWFRFRPFLNDPKDDHVIECAMAANAQIILSGDKVFNHADVSAFGLTAMKASDYVYNTSLERKPK from the coding sequence ATGGACAATATCACAGGTGATGATATATATGATATCATGATTGTCGTGGACACGAATGTTGTCGTTAGTGGATTGAGGTCTCGTCAAGGGGCTTCAAACCTCATTCTCAACAACATGTTGAGTGGCAGAACTCAATTTGCCTTATCGCCAGCTTTGGTCTTGGAGTATGAGGACGTGTTGAAAAGGCCCGGGATGCTTGGTCAGAACTCGCCAATCTCCCATGATCAGATTGACATCGTTCTGGATGCACTGTGCTTGATGGCTGTTGAGGTATCTCCGTGGTTTCGCTTCAGGCCGTTTCTGAATGACCCGAAAGATGATCACGTCATTGAATGCGCCATGGCTGCGAATGCGCAGATCATCCTGTCTGGTGACAAAGTCTTCAATCATGCTGACGTTTCAGCATTCGGCCTGACCGCGATGAAAGCGAGCGACTACGTATATAACACGAGCCTGGAAAGGAAACCAAAATGA
- a CDS encoding cold-shock protein produces MASEYHPDEQVQGAVKWFDPAKGFGFIVAAEGGPDILLHANALRNFGLSSVCDGARMTVTVQKTMRGYQVTEVFAVLPPIDSAGQDTESGEAALVVDRSVPLEAARVKWFDKVKGFGFANCFGKSEDVFVHMETLRRAGLAELLPGEAIAIRVVDGERGRMAVIIEPWEAALHEG; encoded by the coding sequence ATGGCGTCCGAATATCATCCCGATGAACAGGTTCAGGGAGCGGTGAAATGGTTCGACCCGGCGAAAGGATTCGGTTTTATTGTTGCCGCTGAGGGCGGCCCCGATATTTTACTGCATGCCAATGCGTTGCGCAACTTTGGGTTGAGTTCGGTTTGCGACGGCGCGCGCATGACCGTCACCGTCCAAAAAACCATGCGCGGGTATCAGGTGACAGAGGTTTTCGCGGTTCTGCCGCCGATCGACAGCGCCGGGCAGGATACCGAAAGCGGCGAAGCGGCCCTTGTGGTGGACCGGTCCGTCCCGCTGGAAGCTGCGCGCGTCAAATGGTTTGATAAGGTCAAAGGCTTTGGGTTTGCCAATTGTTTCGGCAAATCCGAGGATGTCTTCGTGCATATGGAAACCCTGCGCCGCGCGGGTCTGGCCGAATTGCTGCCCGGTGAAGCCATTGCAATCCGCGTAGTGGACGGCGAGCGCGGGCGCATGGCCGTAATCATCGAACCCTGGGAGGCCGCGCTGCATGAAGGCTAG
- the fabI gene encoding enoyl-ACP reductase FabI — MSLLMSGKRGLIMGVANDKSIAWGIAKILGEHGAELAFSYQGDALKKRVLPLAESLGAAHLFECDVTDMGSVDAMFAALEAQWGTIDFVVHAIGFSDKAELRGRYVDTSRDNFAMTMDISVYSFTAVCQRAARLMPNGGSLLTMTYYGAEQVMPHYNVMGVAKAALEASVKYIAEDLGKDGIRCNAISAGPIKTLAASGIGDFRYIMKWNELNSPLRRNVTQEEVGKAALYLLSDLGTGTTGENLHVDAGYHVVGMKAVDAPDIDVVTGKKDA; from the coding sequence ATGTCCCTTTTGATGAGCGGCAAACGTGGCCTGATTATGGGCGTGGCCAATGATAAATCCATCGCCTGGGGCATTGCCAAAATTTTAGGCGAACATGGTGCCGAGCTGGCGTTCAGCTATCAGGGCGACGCGCTGAAAAAGCGGGTGCTGCCCTTGGCCGAAAGCTTGGGCGCTGCGCATTTGTTCGAATGCGATGTGACCGATATGGGCTCTGTCGATGCGATGTTCGCTGCACTTGAAGCGCAATGGGGCACGATTGATTTCGTCGTTCATGCAATCGGCTTTTCCGACAAGGCGGAATTGCGCGGTCGCTATGTCGATACCAGCCGCGACAATTTCGCCATGACGATGGATATCTCTGTCTACTCGTTCACCGCCGTGTGCCAACGCGCCGCCCGGTTGATGCCGAATGGCGGCAGCCTGCTGACCATGACCTATTACGGCGCCGAACAGGTCATGCCGCATTACAACGTCATGGGCGTGGCCAAGGCCGCATTGGAAGCCTCGGTCAAATATATCGCCGAAGATTTGGGCAAGGACGGCATCCGCTGCAACGCAATCAGCGCCGGGCCGATCAAGACGCTGGCGGCCTCTGGCATCGGCGATTTCCGCTATATCATGAAATGGAATGAGTTGAACTCTCCGCTGCGGCGCAATGTCACGCAAGAAGAGGTCGGCAAGGCCGCGCTGTATCTGCTGTCCGATCTGGGCACCGGCACCACGGGCGAGAACCTGCATGTTGATGCGGGCTATCACGTTGTCGGCATGAAAGCGGTGGACGCGCCCGATATCGACGTTGTCACCGGCAAGAAGGACGCCTGA
- the pdxH gene encoding pyridoxamine 5'-phosphate oxidase, producing MNERDGIFAGEDPFKIARRWLAEAEPLEPNDPNAIALASVDPDGMPNVRMVLLKDILDDSFVFYTNYTSAKGQEITASGKAAFVLHWKSLRRQIRVRGRAERYEGPEADAYYASRSLKSRLGAWSSPQSQPLASRASLMAEVARQTARHGTNPPRPPFWGGIRIVPSEIEFWADGAFRLHDRFQWRKGASVDTWAVTRLAP from the coding sequence GTGAACGAACGGGACGGAATCTTTGCAGGGGAAGATCCCTTCAAGATTGCTCGCAGATGGTTGGCGGAAGCGGAACCTCTGGAACCCAACGACCCGAACGCCATAGCGTTGGCCAGTGTGGACCCTGACGGCATGCCCAATGTGCGTATGGTGCTGCTGAAAGACATTCTGGACGATTCCTTCGTGTTCTACACCAACTACACCAGCGCTAAGGGGCAAGAGATTACAGCAAGCGGCAAGGCGGCGTTCGTGCTGCATTGGAAATCGCTGCGGCGTCAGATCCGCGTGCGCGGCAGGGCGGAACGATATGAGGGGCCAGAGGCAGATGCCTATTACGCTTCTCGGTCGTTGAAAAGTCGGCTTGGGGCATGGTCCTCGCCGCAATCGCAACCGCTTGCATCGCGTGCCAGCCTGATGGCAGAGGTCGCCCGGCAGACCGCACGCCATGGCACCAATCCGCCGCGCCCGCCATTTTGGGGCGGCATTCGTATTGTGCCGTCTGAGATCGAGTTCTGGGCGGATGGTGCTTTCCGCTTGCATGACCGGTTTCAATGGCGCAAAGGGGCGTCCGTCGATACTTGGGCGGTCACGCGCCTGGCGCCTTAG
- a CDS encoding tyrosine-type recombinase/integrase codes for MRKRLADGRTMEYHYAWRGGPKFWDSSMPFGKHTLDYAGALKDRLMERRDPGDSFQALINSFFDSTDFRRLAPRTQRDHKINVSRPGGIEEKYGKVPLKVFDDVRIRQNVLKWRDTFSDGTGDNIFATLQRILSFGLDRGILQHHHLLKVRKKVKKNRAEIVWTPDELETFIAGAPAYVGRILRVAVETGLRPGDIQVLKRSHIETTGNGNRRLLMRTRKSRGRNFASVPVTERLAELIKEIPEDQEHLVLNSDGEPFKTSEALGSAVSQWRDELGLRKELRLYDARGTAATRLVRAGCNLSELATHMGWSLAHAAAMLERYAALDPDMSDGILEKVKREEERRKK; via the coding sequence GTGCGCAAGCGCCTGGCGGACGGCCGCACCATGGAATACCACTACGCCTGGCGTGGTGGCCCGAAATTCTGGGACAGCAGCATGCCCTTCGGGAAGCACACGCTCGATTATGCGGGCGCCCTGAAGGATCGGCTGATGGAGCGCAGGGACCCGGGCGACAGCTTTCAGGCTTTGATCAACTCCTTCTTCGACTCGACCGATTTCCGGAGGCTCGCCCCCCGGACCCAGCGGGACCACAAGATCAACGTGTCCCGCCCCGGCGGTATCGAGGAGAAATACGGCAAGGTTCCCCTGAAGGTCTTTGACGATGTCCGTATTCGCCAGAATGTCCTGAAATGGCGGGACACCTTCTCCGACGGCACCGGTGACAACATCTTCGCGACCCTCCAGCGCATCTTGTCCTTCGGGCTGGATCGGGGGATCTTGCAGCACCATCACCTCCTGAAGGTGCGTAAGAAGGTCAAGAAGAACCGGGCGGAGATCGTCTGGACCCCGGATGAGCTGGAGACCTTCATTGCGGGGGCGCCGGCCTATGTCGGGCGCATCCTTCGGGTGGCGGTCGAGACCGGGCTTCGGCCGGGCGATATCCAGGTCCTGAAGCGCAGCCATATCGAGACGACCGGAAACGGCAATCGTCGCCTCCTGATGCGTACGAGAAAAAGCCGGGGGCGGAATTTCGCTTCCGTGCCGGTGACGGAACGGTTGGCCGAGCTGATCAAGGAGATCCCGGAGGATCAGGAACATCTGGTTCTCAATTCGGACGGGGAGCCGTTCAAGACCTCCGAGGCGCTTGGATCTGCGGTGTCGCAATGGCGGGACGAGCTGGGGTTGCGCAAGGAGCTTCGCCTCTATGACGCCCGCGGGACAGCCGCGACCCGGCTTGTGCGGGCCGGTTGCAACCTCTCGGAGCTTGCGACCCATATGGGTTGGAGCCTGGCGCATGCGGCGGCGATGCTGGAGCGGTATGCGGCGCTGGACCCGGATATGAGTGACGGGATCCTGGAGAAGGTGAAGCGGGAGGAGGAGCGCAGGAAAAAATAA
- a CDS encoding DUF192 domain-containing protein, whose amino-acid sequence MKARGLVGALLGAALLLLSLAAQAAASCAPDRVDLRGPWGQARFTAEVVDTPETRAQGLMFRESLPRSAGMLFIYEAPTTASFWMRNTLIPLDMIFVGPDGAVRHVHHNAVPMDETPIPGGDNVLMVLEINAGLAETFGIAEGSELRHPRLDQSLALWPCEP is encoded by the coding sequence ATGAAGGCTAGGGGGCTTGTCGGGGCGCTGCTTGGTGCGGCGCTGTTGCTGCTGTCGCTGGCAGCGCAAGCTGCCGCGTCCTGCGCGCCCGACCGGGTGGACCTGCGCGGCCCATGGGGGCAGGCGCGGTTCACCGCAGAGGTCGTGGACACCCCCGAAACCCGCGCCCAAGGGTTGATGTTTCGTGAAAGCCTGCCGCGCTCTGCCGGGATGCTGTTCATCTATGAAGCGCCCACCACCGCCAGTTTCTGGATGCGCAACACCTTGATCCCGCTGGACATGATCTTTGTTGGCCCGGATGGCGCGGTGCGCCATGTCCATCACAACGCGGTGCCGATGGATGAAACGCCCATTCCGGGCGGTGACAACGTGCTGATGGTGCTGGAAATCAACGCCGGCTTGGCCGAAACCTTCGGCATCGCAGAGGGCAGCGAATTGCGTCATCCGCGCTTGGACCAGTCCTTGGCGCTTTGGCCCTGCGAGCCTTGA